The nucleotide sequence GCGGAGGCGGCGGGCTACTCGGCGCTGCTGGTCACGCTCGACACCACGATGCTGGCGTGGCGGCCGCGCGACCTCGACCACGCGTACCTTCCGTTCCTCTACGCCGAGGGCCTGGCGAACTACTACACCGATCCCGCGTTCCTGGCGGAGCTGAAGGTGAAGCCGGAGGAGAACCGGACGGCGGCGGTGACGCTGTGGCGGTCGATCTTCTCGAACACGCGACTGACGTGGGACGACCTGAAGTGGTTGCGGGCGCACACCAGGCTGCCGATCGTGTTGAAGGGGATCCAGCGGTCGGATGACGCGGCGCGCGCGGCGGAGGAAGGCGTGGACGGGATACTCGTCTCGAACCACGGCGGGCGGCAGGTGGATGGCGCGGTGGCGTCGCTGGAGGCGCTGCCGGGGGCGCTGGAAGCGGTCGCGGGGCGGATCCCGGTGCTGTTCGACAGCGGCATCCGGCGGGGCGCGGACGCGGTGAAGGCGCTGGCGCTGGGCGCGAAGGCGGTGCTGCTGGGGCGTCCTTACATCTGGGGACTGGCGGTCGCGGGCGAAGACGGCGTGCGCGAGGTGGCGGAGAACTTCTGCGCGGACTTCGACCTCACGATGGCGCTCAGCGGGTACACGAAGGTGAGTGAGCTGAGCCCGGACTCGCTGGTAAGGGACTAGCCAGTGAGATCCTTCGTCGCCCGCCTCGGCGGGCTCCTCAGGATGACACCGCGCTAATTGTTAGGAGTTCCTGTAGGCGAACTTGCCGGCGACGATGGTCGCGACGGCCTTCCCCACCAATTGCCAACCGTCGAAGGGCGTGTTGCGCGACTTCGAGAGCGACTTGGCGGCCTCGAAGGTCCAGCGCTTCTGCGGATCGAAGATGGTGACGTCGGCGATGGAGCCCTTGCCGAGCGAGCCGCGGCCCTTGAGGCCGGCGATGCGCGCCGGATTCGTCGAGAACAATTCCACGATGCGCACCAGCGGGATCTTGCGCTCGCGGTGAAGCTTGAGGATGGCGAGGCCGAGCGCGGTCTCGAGGCCGGTGATGCCGAAGGCGGCGCGCTCGAACTCCACCTGCTTCTCGTGGGCGGCGTGGGGCGCGTGGTCGGTGGCGATGGCGTCGATGGAGCCGTCGGCCAGGCCGACGAGGAGCGCCTCGCGGTCGGCGCCGGTGCGCAGCGGCGGGTTCATCTTGAAGTTGGTGTCGTAGTTTCCGATGTTGGCGTCGACCAGGGTGAAGTGGTGCGGCGTGATCTCGCAGGTCACCCGGGCGCGGTTCTTCTTGCCCTTGCGGACGGCCTTGAGCGCGCCCGAGGTGGAGATGTGGGCGACGTGGAGCTGCGCGCCGGCGGAGCGGGCGAGCTCGCAATCGCGCTCGACGATGGACCACTCGGCCTCGCCGCGCCAGCCGCGCAGCCCGAGCTTGAAGGCGGCGGGGCCGTCGTTCATGGGGCAGTTGGCGGTGAGGCGCGTGTCCTCGGCGTGCTGGATGACGGGGATGCCGGCCTGGGCGGCGGCGCGCAGCGCGTCGCGCATGACCTGGTCGGCGAGGATGGGCTTGCCGTCGTCGGTGACGGCGATGGCGCCGGCGCGCTGCAGCGCCTTGAAGTCGGTGAGCTTCTCGCCGAGCGAGCCGACGGTGGCGGCGGCAACGGGAAAGACGTTGACGACGGCGCCGCGCGCGGCGTCGCGCAGCCACGCGGTGGTCTC is from Terriglobales bacterium and encodes:
- a CDS encoding lactate 2-monooxygenase, translating into MSSADVSKQGARVKSGAERQGEIYAAGVKGVKPRVPTRLEVLEQRAKEILKPEAYDYVAGSAGSEGTYRANLEAFHRWRIVPHMLRNVEQRDLSTELFGARLPAPVALAPVGVQGIIHKDGEVASGKGAAAIGIPFTLSTVSSRSLEEVAKAMGDSPRWFQLYWARHPEITHSLLQRAEAAGYSALLVTLDTTMLAWRPRDLDHAYLPFLYAEGLANYYTDPAFLAELKVKPEENRTAAVTLWRSIFSNTRLTWDDLKWLRAHTRLPIVLKGIQRSDDAARAAEEGVDGILVSNHGGRQVDGAVASLEALPGALEAVAGRIPVLFDSGIRRGADAVKALALGAKAVLLGRPYIWGLAVAGEDGVREVAENFCADFDLTMALSGYTKVSELSPDSLVRD
- a CDS encoding dihydroorotase, which translates into the protein YPRGKGKGGDETFDARGLTVAPGFIDLHVHLREPGQSHKETIPTGTQAAAFGGFTSVCTMPNTNPVNDTPETTAWLRDAARGAVVNVFPVAAATVGSLGEKLTDFKALQRAGAIAVTDDGKPILADQVMRDALRAAAQAGIPVIQHAEDTRLTANCPMNDGPAAFKLGLRGWRGEAEWSIVERDCELARSAGAQLHVAHISTSGALKAVRKGKKNRARVTCEITPHHFTLVDANIGNYDTNFKMNPPLRTGADREALLVGLADGSIDAIATDHAPHAAHEKQVEFERAAFGITGLETALGLAILKLHRERKIPLVRIVELFSTNPARIAGLKGRGSLGKGSIADVTIFDPQKRWTFEAAKSLSKSRNTPFDGWQLVGKAVATIVAGKFAYRNS